In Zingiber officinale cultivar Zhangliang chromosome 3A, Zo_v1.1, whole genome shotgun sequence, the DNA window cgaacacgggatgtttaattttatcgggagaccaaaaccaattcctcctctcggtccctatcgtagcctcttatttatagagtactatacccacctatacccaccttttatacccacctaaagggggccgaccaagctagcttggaatcaagctagggccgccctaagcatggtttaaggtggccggccctagcttgaacccaagctagagggggccggccatattaaatttaaaagaattttaattttaatttttattatgtggaagatataatttattaaagagaattaaaattaaaatatttctcttgtaaaggatctacaaaatattaaagaaagagattaaatctctttccttatttgtagattggtgaaatattttattttctctttaaaaattattcacatgttgaaaaattaaaattatagaaatttctttttatcaaccatgaagagatttttgaagagaaattttatttttaaaatttccggaaacaaattaggaagttttaatttgttgattaaaacttgtctaatttattcctccatgatgtggccggccattatagtttaattgggaaattttattttatttttctcaattaaatcatgtcaaggaaattaaagaaattttattgtaattaaatttcctaatttaccaaggctaaggaatataaaagaagggatggaggtgccttcatgagacacaacctctattatttctctccctcttttccttggtgttgtggccggtcatcatcctctccctctcttcctcttgtggtggccgaatccttcatctcccttggagctcttgtggtggtcggatattacttggagaagaagaagaagaaggagagaaagcttgcatctcttggagcttggttgatgttttgttcttcatccttggtaaagcttccttattgtggccgaacctagctaggaggagaagaaggtggttggtgttttctcatctcggaagatcgttgcccacacaacgtccgaggttagaagaggaatatggtagaagatcaagaggtctttctaaaaggtataactagtaatttttctttccacatcatactagttatttttggaaataataccaaatacaagaggcttacgattctagtatttcgaatatgtttttcgatgttgtgttcttttgttttatttttccttgtgatttgattgttctttttggttaacctaaagttattttaggaaattaaatattagctttccataaaaggttttgtctagtcggtggtggttgctcccatatccaagaaggccgtgtgcctcgccacgtcagtactgggaaccaattatgggaattaatatttaatggaattaataacttaaggtgatttgggtcgaacgtgttaagttccacaggagacccaagtcaaaacctaaaagaatgaatagattaagttttggatcaaacgtgttaagttccacaggcaatccaaaatttaatttaaaagaacacatggtagctagaaaaaggttcagacctttgtacaaaatttttatgcagtgaaacctctaggttttccgagtagcaaccaacagaccacaccaaggaagaaaagagagaggaaccaatagaatatgtgctatgaggtgaggcacctctaccctctcttttataatacttggtcttggcaaataaggaaattaaaattcccttatgttCCTTGCCAttggctaaaaaggaaaatttaattaaaaattccttttaacccttatcatggtcggccacctcatgtgctccaaataaggcaagttttaaacacaaaattgtggatgatttccaaatagggaaattatctttaaaattaaaatcttcttctcaatctacaaataaggaaagatatcaaatcttttcttaatcttttgtagaaactataataggaaagatttaattttaaaactctcttttaaatcatgaacatggttacaaaaaaggaaagttttatcaaaaaataaaatcttccttttaactacaaataaggaaagatttcaaatctttctcttaatcttttgtagcaagctataaaaggaaagatttaaattttaaactctcttttaaaaccatagcttccacataagaaagatttaaaaaaaataaaatccttttattatgATGTGGccaaccacctaagcttgggctctaagctagggccgaccactactTGAACCATCTAAtgcttaatgtggtcggcccgtGCTTGGGTTTAAAGCTAAGCTTGGTCGGTCACcctaagatgggtaagaaggtgggtatgagtgggtataatactttataaataagaggctacgatagagaccgagaggaggaattgattttggtctcccgatgaaattaagcttcccgtgttcaccccgaacacccaacttaatttcatcaataataatttataccattaaagaattattattgaactatcgcaccaatcccaaattacattttgggctccttcttatcatgagtgtgttaatctccctgtatttaagatatagaatgcccactaattaaatgagttactgacaacttacttaattaatatctagttccaagagtagtaccactcaaccttatcgtcatgtcggactaagtccacctacagggtttacatgacaatccttatgagctcctcttggggacatcattaacctagattactaggacacagtttccttctataatcagcaacacacactataaataatatcatatacCTACTTATCGGGCatgttgatttatcgagctaaatctcaccctttgataagtcaaagaaataaatactaagtacacgtaCTTGTTactatatcgagattaagagcacactcttccataataacaaaggtcttgttcttttattaagtcagtataaaaagaacttatcttaaatagtcctgctcaatacactcagagtgtactagtgtaatttatcagtcaagataaactaatacctaattacactacgactattccaatggtttgttcctttccatctcagtcatgagctactgtttataatttataaggaattgataacattatcttctgtgtgtgacaccacacactatgttatttacaatataaattaattgaacaactacacttagcttataaatgtagatatttgactaatatgattcttatttctaagtaaatgtttatacaaaaagctagacttttagtatacattccaacaagtatgttagaagaattattttttacgttaaaattaaaattatatgagtcaagatttgtttgAGAGAGACCCGACTCAAGGCATTGGCCATTAATGCATATGCCGAGGGCCCCAATTTTATTAGGgtctattattattttaaataataaataaatttcatttagaTTTTGTTCCAGATTTGGCTTGCTTCGATTTAGTGCTAGTGCTTAATGGGCCCTAATGCCACGTCAGATTTTGCTGGCTTTCTATTGCTTTTTAGATTTTGCTGGCTTTCAATGCAACGACTTTGCTGGCCTCTAATGCAAATTTTGCTCCTTTCAATTCCCACAGTGCTCTTCAATTAATTACAATGACAACTACATttaattacatattaattataattattatattctcTAGTCCTAAAATCATATATAGAGTTATCaaataactatataagaccttacACCTAATGTCTGTTTTTTTTTCATCTCATTTTGTAATTAGTTGATCATCTACTCATTCTCTCATTAGTGCTCCATGTATTTTTTTCCCTCCCTCGTCATTAGTTTCTCTAAGAAGACATTCTTCTCCTATCTCACTCGGTAATATTTTTTTCGCTTTTTTTTTTCGtcgaaatattttttattattttgtataaaTGATAAATTTTATGAACTTAGATTATTAACAATTgtatgaaaattttcttatatatTTATGTCGATAATAGTCAAATTTTGAAatatcataaaattaaaattaaattacatgACTTCAacttttaaatctgatttattaaaaaaaatattaaatccgTCGTTGTCAAgtctgaaaaaaataaaaaaattatttttttaaaaaaatattattaaaagtctttttttttttttcttttttttttttttttttttttttgacctaaGGCCTCGGGAAACTTTGAGACAGTCTGGTTTGAGATAAGTGAATTCAGAACCTAGCGAACGGAAGACCCCCACCGCtaccttcgtccacttgttcaaGGCATCCTCTAGAACCGTCACGCCCCTCCTCGAAGCTCAGAGTCGGCATTCCGTCGCACTCAAGGCTTCTCTTTTCTACGACGATGGAGTTCGTCTTGGCCTTCTGAATATCTACGCCAAATGCGGTTTTTTTTATACCGCCTGCAAGTTGTTCGACGAAATGCGAAATAGAAATGTTCTCTCGTGGACTATTCTTATCTCCAGCCACTCTCGTGTTGGAAAATTTGAAGACGGGATCAACGTTTTCGCCGACATGCTTGCTGATGGGGTCTCGCCAAACTGCGTTAGCCTGTCTATCGTTCTGAAGTACTGCATGGACTTCGTTGATCTCCCAAAGGGAAAAAGCATACATGGGAGGGCATTGAGGAACGGGATTAAGTTTGATGTCGCTTTGCAGAACTCCATTCTTGATTTATATGCAAAATATGGCACCTTGGCTTGCACGAAAAATGTTTTCCGATTGATGAGGGAGAAGGATGTTATATTGTTGAATATTATGATCGGTACATACCTACGAGATGGAGCTGTTGAAACAGCCATGAGTTATTCATGCCTTCACCCAATCAAGATGATTCGAGTTGGAACACAATCATTAATTGACAAATGGAGCATGGTTGTGGTGTGAGGGCCGATCCTCAATATTATGGTGGAGAAAGGACCACCTTTTGATCACTTCACTTTCACCTCAGCTTTAGTGTTAGCCAATAGATTACCCATGCTGAATTTAGGAAAAGAGCTTCCTTGTCTAATACTTAGAGTTGGATATAATGACAATGCATTTATTAGAACTGCACTTTT includes these proteins:
- the LOC122050233 gene encoding pentatricopeptide repeat-containing protein At1g06140, mitochondrial-like, whose protein sequence is MKEQANFVANGKAEFHLLNVLPSQEIKPSERKTPTATFVHLFKASSRTVTPLLEAQSRHSVALKASLFYDDGVRLGLLNIYAKCGFFYTACKLFDEMRNRNVLSWTILISSHSRVGKFEDGINVFADMLADGVSPNCVSLSIVLKYCMDFVDLPKGKSIHGRALRNGIKFDVALQNSILDLYAKYGTLACTKNVFRLMREKDVILLNIMIGTYLRDGAVETAMSYSCLHPIKMIRVGTQSLIDKWSMVVV